A stretch of Paenibacillus mucilaginosus 3016 DNA encodes these proteins:
- a CDS encoding TetR/AcrR family transcriptional regulator, which yields MSTQELILESAYRLFARHGFEKTSLSMIAKEVGISKPAVYYYFPSKEALFGALLEAVCSEIRFGKYFPLASFTVDNYKEQLTGCGLRMIGEQRSDPHYSLLMKEFMIQSTREESILSAMMAVIQTYVEGFHELLRHGADLGIVQGEDLRAKAEQLTMIVDGIDNYMGLGVAFDYERLWSYTVEQVLR from the coding sequence ATGTCAACGCAGGAGCTGATTTTGGAATCGGCATACCGATTATTTGCCCGTCACGGGTTTGAGAAGACGAGCCTGTCGATGATCGCCAAGGAGGTCGGCATCTCGAAGCCGGCGGTTTATTACTATTTTCCGTCCAAAGAGGCCTTGTTCGGTGCTCTGCTTGAGGCGGTCTGCAGCGAGATCCGGTTCGGAAAGTATTTTCCCCTCGCTTCGTTTACGGTCGACAATTATAAGGAGCAGCTGACCGGCTGCGGACTTCGCATGATCGGGGAACAGCGCAGCGACCCGCATTATTCGCTGCTGATGAAAGAGTTCATGATTCAGAGCACACGGGAGGAAAGCATTCTGTCCGCCATGATGGCTGTGATCCAAACCTATGTGGAGGGGTTTCATGAGCTTCTCCGCCACGGTGCCGATCTAGGCATCGTACAAGGGGAGGACCTGCGGGCCAAAGCGGAGCAGCTCACCATGATCGTGGACGGGATCGACAATTATATGGGGCTGGGCGTGGCCTTCGATTATGAGCGGTTGTGGAGCTATACCGTGGAACAAGTGTTGAGATAA
- a CDS encoding aromatic ring-hydroxylating oxygenase subunit alpha encodes MNTAEMLRDTVLENEWHPVCIAGELNDKPLSVTVLGERVAVFRTKRGVHALRDLCVHRGAMLSKGWVEGETLVCPYHGWKYEGNGACVCIPAQSKEDKIPARARAEQYRCMEKYGLVWVCIGEPSAPLPDFEEFENPGYRPLPCGPYQVKAAGTRVIENFTDFAHLMFVHGGLLGHPDYAELPDFKVYKEKGRVYTGDVPIFQPVAHSGSEAKEGTTYVYVKEVFRPLAARLSKRDAATGQTLWILLTVLPVTEKECTVYMAVSRNYGFDVDDRQFIEFQNTVFEQDVWIIETQKPELLPLDLQAELNHKADVLSVAYRRWLIELGVKIGTA; translated from the coding sequence ATGAATACGGCTGAGATGTTAAGAGATACGGTGCTCGAGAATGAATGGCATCCGGTATGCATTGCCGGGGAGCTGAACGATAAGCCTTTGTCCGTGACCGTGCTGGGCGAACGGGTCGCTGTCTTCCGCACGAAGCGGGGGGTGCATGCGCTCAGGGACCTGTGTGTCCACCGGGGGGCCATGCTGTCGAAGGGCTGGGTGGAAGGGGAGACGCTCGTCTGTCCTTACCACGGATGGAAGTATGAAGGGAATGGGGCCTGCGTCTGCATTCCCGCCCAGAGCAAGGAGGACAAGATCCCGGCGCGGGCCCGGGCGGAGCAATACCGCTGCATGGAAAAGTACGGGCTGGTCTGGGTCTGTATCGGCGAACCCTCGGCCCCGCTGCCGGATTTCGAGGAGTTCGAGAATCCCGGCTACCGTCCGCTCCCCTGCGGGCCGTACCAGGTGAAGGCGGCCGGAACCCGCGTCATCGAGAATTTCACGGATTTTGCCCACCTGATGTTCGTGCACGGCGGGCTGCTCGGCCATCCTGACTATGCGGAGCTGCCGGACTTTAAGGTCTACAAGGAGAAAGGCCGGGTCTATACCGGCGATGTGCCGATCTTCCAGCCGGTAGCCCACTCGGGCTCCGAGGCGAAGGAGGGAACGACGTACGTATACGTCAAGGAGGTATTTCGGCCGCTCGCGGCCCGTCTGTCCAAGCGGGATGCGGCCACCGGGCAGACTCTCTGGATCCTGCTCACGGTGCTGCCGGTAACCGAGAAGGAGTGCACCGTCTACATGGCCGTCTCCCGCAATTATGGCTTTGATGTGGACGACAGGCAGTTCATCGAATTCCAGAACACCGTCTTCGAGCAGGACGTCTGGATCATCGAGACGCAGAAGCCGGAGCTGCTGCCGCTGGACCTGCAGGCGGAGCTGAACCATAAGGCCGACGTGCTCTCGGTTGCTTACCGCCGGTGGCTGATCGAGCTCGGCGTGAAGATCGGTACGGCGTGA
- a CDS encoding CPBP family intramembrane glutamic endopeptidase produces MNLNRDRSAYLMACLFVGAVIGVQVLPLGYTAAGAAGLLLLSMFRPHASYRGAAAATAAYMAGYVIYTCLVPLFHALPGDREAVISLSRLSLIGFLVPFYFANRMDPPRVNYLKRGSFRETIYFPFIFSGFLRDPIWRFLLIFAAVTLTAFVWVMDWKQANLGRILLYALLFAAINAPLEEVLWRGYVLSRFTDRLGETRGLLAMALGFGFYHYSLGFPWSICALFSFFGLLMGGVAVRSRGLLPVILLHFWMNVLFVLGGIVF; encoded by the coding sequence ATGAATTTGAACCGAGACCGATCTGCTTATCTGATGGCCTGCTTATTCGTGGGAGCCGTTATTGGGGTGCAGGTTCTGCCCCTGGGTTATACTGCGGCGGGGGCTGCGGGCCTGCTGCTTCTTTCCATGTTCCGGCCCCATGCGTCTTACCGTGGGGCGGCGGCTGCAACTGCCGCTTACATGGCCGGTTATGTGATCTATACCTGTTTGGTTCCGCTGTTCCATGCCCTGCCGGGGGATCGGGAAGCGGTCATTTCCCTTTCGCGGCTCAGCCTGATAGGGTTTCTGGTGCCGTTTTACTTTGCCAACCGGATGGACCCGCCCCGGGTGAACTATCTGAAGCGGGGAAGCTTCCGGGAGACGATCTATTTTCCGTTCATCTTCAGCGGCTTCCTTCGGGACCCGATCTGGAGGTTTTTGCTTATTTTTGCCGCGGTAACGCTAACCGCTTTCGTCTGGGTGATGGACTGGAAGCAGGCGAATCTGGGGCGGATTCTGCTGTATGCCCTTCTGTTTGCGGCAATCAACGCTCCGCTCGAGGAAGTGCTCTGGAGGGGGTATGTCCTCAGCCGGTTCACGGATCGGCTAGGCGAGACAAGGGGGCTGCTGGCCATGGCCCTGGGCTTCGGATTCTACCATTATTCCCTGGGCTTCCCATGGAGCATCTGCGCCTTGTTCTCGTTCTTCGGGCTGCTGATGGGCGGGGTGGCGGTGAGGTCAAGGGGACTCCTGCCTGTGATCCTGCTGCACTTCTGGATGAACGTTCTGTTCGTGCTTGGCGGGATCGTGTTCTGA
- a CDS encoding BMP family protein, with product MGTKRSMVLGLCMVLAMGVLAACGGSAPAGGAAAEEGAPKKEEFKVALLTPGPVNDNGWNATAHAGLMKIKEELGAATVFSEKVGNSDSAEFIRGYAQDGYDVIIGHGFEYGDVMKEIAPEFPDTWFLVNSSTITQAPNVTSLSVNDREQGYLMGAVAALMSKSKTVAAIGGSNIPPIANSVKGFAEGARAVEPSINVLTAMTGDDSDVAKAKEMAISFIEKGADVVMTNANQAGLGGIEAAKQKGVLAVGSNQDQNPSAPDTVVTSVIKDYPKAMTVVVKQMMEKKMKPEAQTIGVKDGAVYLAPFHGFESKVPQEVKDRIAEVTRKLSDGTVKLVNE from the coding sequence ATGGGAACGAAGCGGAGCATGGTGCTGGGATTGTGTATGGTGTTGGCGATGGGCGTGCTTGCCGCGTGCGGCGGCAGCGCTCCTGCGGGCGGGGCGGCGGCTGAGGAAGGGGCGCCGAAGAAGGAGGAGTTCAAGGTGGCGCTGCTGACGCCGGGACCGGTGAACGACAACGGCTGGAACGCGACGGCGCATGCGGGTCTGATGAAGATCAAGGAGGAGCTCGGGGCAGCCACGGTCTTCTCGGAGAAGGTGGGCAACTCCGACTCGGCGGAATTCATCCGGGGGTACGCGCAGGACGGGTATGACGTGATCATCGGGCATGGGTTCGAGTATGGCGATGTCATGAAAGAAATTGCGCCGGAGTTTCCCGATACCTGGTTCCTGGTGAACTCCTCGACGATCACGCAGGCTCCGAACGTCACATCGCTGAGCGTGAACGACCGGGAGCAGGGCTATCTCATGGGCGCGGTGGCGGCGCTGATGTCGAAGTCGAAGACGGTCGCTGCGATCGGGGGCTCCAATATTCCTCCGATCGCCAACTCGGTGAAGGGCTTCGCCGAAGGGGCCCGGGCGGTCGAGCCCTCGATCAACGTGCTGACGGCCATGACCGGAGATGACAGCGACGTCGCGAAGGCGAAGGAGATGGCGATCTCCTTCATCGAGAAGGGGGCCGATGTCGTCATGACGAACGCCAACCAGGCGGGTCTTGGGGGCATTGAAGCGGCGAAGCAGAAGGGGGTGCTTGCGGTCGGCTCCAATCAGGACCAGAACCCGAGCGCTCCGGATACCGTCGTCACAAGCGTGATCAAGGACTATCCGAAGGCCATGACGGTGGTCGTCAAGCAGATGATGGAGAAGAAGATGAAGCCGGAGGCCCAGACGATCGGTGTGAAGGACGGTGCCGTCTACCTTGCCCCGTTCCACGGCTTCGAGAGCAAGGTGCCGCAGGAGGTCAAGGACCGGATTGCGGAAGTGACCCGCAAGCTGTCCGACGGTACGGTAAAGCTGGTCAACGAATAA
- a CDS encoding DUF418 domain-containing protein, with product MVKDEAKGAAERLTGLDLARSLAVFGMILVNYRIAMGAEAGGPPWLAGAAGLLEGRSSAVFVMLAGIGLSLMTRRARQGEAGERRRSRTVIRKRALYLFLLGIGLLLAGWSADILHYYALYLFLGSFLIRAPSGALLVWTAGLLVCAQGQLLLLDYRTGWDPAFHQYLDFWTPEGFLRNLWFNGYHPMLPWFAFFVFGMWLGRLSLRDEAVRRRGLLVSLGVGFLSEATAFAARSASIPYLDEEGAAYLFGTKPMPPGLFYMLSAGGMAAAVILLCLYAADRLQGSALAARLIPAGQMALTHYVLHVIAGLGLLEFLGALENGSLPFALLYGTGYYAAALLLSGRWLNRFGRGPFESLMRRL from the coding sequence ATGGTAAAAGATGAGGCCAAGGGGGCGGCCGAACGCCTGACCGGCCTGGATCTGGCCCGTTCGCTCGCGGTCTTCGGCATGATCCTGGTGAACTACAGGATTGCGATGGGGGCCGAAGCCGGCGGTCCGCCTTGGCTGGCTGGGGCAGCCGGGCTGCTCGAGGGCCGGTCCTCCGCCGTGTTCGTGATGCTCGCAGGGATCGGCCTGTCGCTGATGACCCGCCGGGCCCGGCAGGGGGAGGCGGGGGAACGGAGGCGGAGCCGGACGGTGATCCGCAAGCGGGCCCTGTATCTGTTCCTGCTCGGCATCGGACTTCTCCTGGCGGGGTGGAGCGCGGATATTCTGCATTATTATGCCTTGTATTTGTTCCTGGGCTCCTTTCTGATCCGGGCTCCGTCCGGGGCGCTGCTGGTCTGGACGGCCGGGCTGCTCGTGTGCGCCCAGGGCCAGCTTCTCCTGCTCGATTACCGCACAGGGTGGGACCCGGCGTTTCACCAATACCTTGATTTTTGGACGCCGGAGGGCTTCCTGCGGAACCTGTGGTTCAACGGCTATCATCCCATGCTGCCCTGGTTCGCTTTCTTCGTCTTCGGGATGTGGCTCGGCAGGCTGTCCCTGAGGGATGAGGCGGTCCGGCGCAGGGGGCTGCTCGTCTCTCTGGGGGTGGGGTTCCTGAGCGAGGCGACGGCCTTCGCGGCACGCAGCGCTTCCATCCCCTACCTTGACGAGGAGGGGGCGGCCTATCTGTTCGGCACGAAGCCGATGCCTCCGGGCTTATTCTACATGCTCTCGGCCGGCGGGATGGCGGCGGCCGTGATTCTGCTCTGCCTCTATGCGGCTGACCGGCTGCAGGGAAGCGCCCTTGCGGCCCGTCTGATTCCTGCAGGGCAGATGGCTCTTACCCATTATGTCTTGCATGTGATCGCAGGGCTCGGCCTGCTGGAATTTCTCGGTGCGCTGGAGAACGGCTCGCTGCCTTTTGCCCTGCTGTACGGCACAGGCTATTATGCGGCGGCCCTGCTGCTCTCGGGGAGATGGCTGAATCGGTTCGGAAGGGGCCCGTTCGAGTCGCTGATGCGCAGGTTGTGA
- a CDS encoding PLP-dependent aminotransferase family protein, translated as MKGSLRWKPDQTSKIPIFKQIAGHLKERILSGEWTAGSRIPAQRQLAGQFGVNRSTIVTALEELKAEGLLEGITGSGTRVRSTPAAGPDSSRSLDWDAYIRRGIHMPNLPAVQAINRAEADPAVVRLGTGELAPELIPSGMLQRMLGRLARQPLPGGYEEPLGSPALRSEVSRHLAGYGITASPSSILIVSGALQALHLISMGILRQGATVFLENPSYLHSIHAMPAVHTRMAGIPMDGEGLRVDRLSEHAEDMNGAVLYTIPSFHNPSGIVMSGPRRAELLRFCTEHGLPLLEDDVYRDLWLDAPPPPPIKSMDAGGITLYIGSLSKTLSPGLRVGWVVGPQPVVERLADIKMQTDYGTSSISQALARECLAGGLYEEHLLRVREQLLIRRSAMQEALEQHCQGLLEWSTPQGGFYIWAKVPARSGAKPLFQRMLKKGFLLNPGYVYGPSCGAYLRLSYAYAPIPDMQRGIRELGALLRQ; from the coding sequence ATGAAAGGGAGCCTCCGTTGGAAGCCCGATCAAACCTCAAAGATTCCCATTTTCAAGCAGATCGCCGGCCATCTGAAGGAGAGAATTCTCTCCGGCGAATGGACGGCCGGCTCCCGGATCCCTGCGCAGCGGCAGCTTGCCGGGCAGTTCGGCGTCAACCGGAGCACGATCGTCACCGCCCTCGAGGAGCTCAAGGCCGAGGGGCTGCTGGAGGGAATCACCGGCTCGGGCACCCGGGTGCGCAGCACCCCCGCCGCCGGCCCGGACTCCTCCCGCTCCCTCGACTGGGACGCCTACATCCGCCGCGGCATCCACATGCCGAACCTCCCTGCCGTGCAGGCGATCAACCGGGCGGAAGCCGACCCTGCGGTAGTGCGGCTCGGCACAGGGGAGCTGGCGCCGGAGCTGATCCCATCCGGGATGCTCCAACGCATGCTGGGGCGCCTCGCCCGGCAGCCTCTGCCCGGCGGCTACGAGGAGCCGCTCGGCTCCCCGGCACTGCGCAGCGAGGTCAGCCGGCACCTGGCGGGATACGGCATCACGGCCTCCCCTTCGTCGATCCTGATCGTCTCCGGTGCCCTTCAGGCGCTGCACCTGATCTCGATGGGCATTCTCAGGCAGGGTGCGACCGTCTTCCTCGAGAACCCGTCGTACCTGCATTCCATCCATGCCATGCCGGCCGTCCACACGAGAATGGCCGGCATCCCCATGGACGGGGAGGGCCTGCGCGTCGACCGCTTGTCCGAACACGCAGAAGACATGAATGGCGCCGTCCTGTATACGATCCCCTCGTTCCATAACCCTTCCGGGATCGTCATGTCGGGGCCACGCCGCGCCGAGCTGCTGCGCTTCTGCACGGAACACGGTCTCCCCCTGCTCGAGGACGACGTCTACCGGGACCTGTGGCTCGATGCCCCGCCTCCGCCGCCGATCAAGTCGATGGATGCCGGAGGGATCACCCTCTATATCGGAAGCCTGTCCAAGACGCTCTCCCCCGGCCTGCGGGTCGGCTGGGTCGTCGGTCCGCAGCCGGTGGTCGAGCGCCTCGCCGACATCAAGATGCAGACCGATTACGGCACAAGCTCGATCTCCCAGGCGCTGGCCCGCGAATGCCTTGCCGGCGGCCTCTACGAGGAGCATCTGCTCCGGGTGCGGGAGCAGCTCCTCATCCGCCGCAGCGCCATGCAGGAAGCGCTGGAGCAGCACTGCCAAGGTCTGCTCGAGTGGAGCACGCCCCAGGGCGGCTTCTACATTTGGGCCAAGGTGCCGGCCCGGTCCGGGGCCAAGCCCCTGTTTCAGCGCATGCTGAAGAAGGGCTTCCTCCTGAACCCCGGCTATGTCTACGGCCCCTCGTGCGGGGCGTATCTGCGGCTGTCATACGCCTATGCCCCGATCCCCGACATGCAGCGGGGCATTCGCGAGCTGGGCGCTCTGCTGCGTCAGTAA
- a CDS encoding ATP-binding cassette domain-containing protein, with protein MSEEVIVSYLAAAIRLCVPLLLAGIGLLYMSRSGILNIGMEGMMLIGALAGVFGAHTYGSAGAGLLFAVTVGAVVGLLFGFLVITTGADQVVIGTALNLLGLGLTTVFGRSLLGMGQEAVKVEGFPVVPLPLLSGIPFLGEALFRQNVLAYAAFLLVPLTAFLFYRTRWGLQVRAVGENPLAADTLGVKVHRVRYLCSVIGGIMAGVAGSSISLGILNQFTENMVAGRGFIALSAVIFGRWTPGGTMSAAVLFGGPTRCSCGSSRWASSCPTSSCSCSRTSSRWLPWPGSPDAAGSRRRRVRHTRVWRTAAAEWIGEAVKGEETMRTMDAMNAMNAMDAMDAMDRESAADCGHKPDTILETRSLVKRFGAFLANEGISLSIRRGEIHAILGENGAGKSTLMNMLCGMLVPDEGEIRFRGRPVRFTSPGQAMEAGIGMVHQHFMLIPALTVAENVVLGMKGRSPLFRLKEACAEIRRLSERFGLEVEPERLLGDLSVGQQQRVEIVKTLYRGAEFIVLDEPTAVLTPPEVQDLFRVLSALKAQGKTIIFISHKLQEVQAICDRVTVLRLGRLAGTLEMKDTNPAEIARLMIGRDVRAPVRTGAASGTAVRLRVEGICASERGVPLLRDLSLRIREGEILGIAGVDGNGQRELAEVLFGLRGRDAGEIRLEGRELDRPHPRLMTELGAAYIPEDRHKEGLMLQMSIAENLIAKQYRGKRFSLGGFLRRRRMRACAEESIRDFAVRATGPGHRVGGLSGGNQQKVILARELMLHPRVMVAMQPTRGMDVGAAEYVHRRLLEAREQGCAILLISTELEEIMALSDRIAVIYKGRLLETMDREEADLDRIGLLMAGVESGA; from the coding sequence ATGAGTGAAGAAGTCATCGTCAGCTATCTGGCCGCCGCGATCCGGCTCTGCGTGCCGCTGCTGCTCGCCGGCATAGGGCTCCTGTATATGTCCCGCAGCGGTATCCTCAACATCGGCATGGAGGGGATGATGCTGATCGGCGCCCTGGCCGGAGTGTTCGGAGCGCACACCTACGGCAGCGCTGGGGCGGGCCTGCTGTTCGCCGTCACTGTCGGAGCCGTAGTAGGGCTGCTCTTCGGCTTCCTGGTGATTACGACGGGGGCCGACCAGGTTGTCATCGGTACGGCGCTGAACCTGCTCGGGCTGGGTCTGACCACCGTCTTCGGCCGGAGTCTGCTCGGGATGGGCCAGGAGGCCGTCAAGGTCGAAGGGTTCCCGGTCGTCCCCCTTCCGCTGCTCAGCGGCATTCCCTTCCTCGGGGAGGCGCTGTTCCGGCAGAATGTGCTCGCCTACGCCGCCTTCCTGCTTGTGCCCTTGACGGCCTTCCTCTTCTACCGGACCCGCTGGGGGCTGCAGGTCCGGGCGGTCGGGGAGAATCCGCTGGCGGCGGATACGCTGGGCGTGAAGGTGCACCGGGTCCGCTACCTCTGTTCCGTCATCGGCGGCATCATGGCGGGTGTGGCCGGGAGCTCGATCTCACTGGGCATTCTGAACCAGTTCACGGAGAACATGGTCGCCGGCCGGGGGTTCATCGCGCTGTCCGCGGTGATCTTCGGCAGATGGACTCCCGGCGGGACGATGTCGGCCGCCGTGCTGTTCGGCGGGCCGACGCGCTGCAGCTGCGGTTCCAGTCGCTGGGCATCGAGCTGCCCTACCAGTTCATGCTCATGTTCCCGTACCTCCTCACGATGGCTGCCCTGGCCTGGTTCTCCGGACGCAGCAGGCAGCCGGCGGCGACGGGTGCGGCATACAAGAGTCTGGCGAACCGCAGCGGCTGAATGGATAGGGGAAGCGGTGAAAGGGGAGGAAACGATGAGAACGATGGATGCGATGAATGCGATGAATGCGATGGATGCGATGGATGCCATGGATAGAGAGAGTGCGGCGGATTGCGGGCATAAGCCGGACACGATTCTCGAGACGAGGAGCCTGGTGAAGCGGTTCGGGGCTTTCTTGGCCAATGAAGGCATCTCCCTGTCGATCCGCAGGGGCGAGATTCATGCGATCCTCGGGGAGAACGGCGCGGGCAAAAGCACCTTGATGAACATGCTCTGCGGCATGCTTGTTCCCGATGAGGGCGAGATCCGGTTCCGCGGGCGCCCGGTCCGCTTCACCTCGCCGGGACAGGCGATGGAAGCGGGGATCGGCATGGTGCACCAGCACTTCATGCTTATTCCGGCGCTTACGGTGGCCGAGAATGTGGTGCTGGGCATGAAGGGGCGCAGTCCTCTCTTCCGTCTGAAGGAGGCCTGTGCGGAGATCCGGCGCCTCTCCGAGCGGTTCGGCCTGGAGGTGGAGCCGGAGCGCCTTCTCGGCGACCTGTCGGTCGGGCAGCAGCAGCGGGTCGAGATCGTCAAGACACTGTACCGCGGAGCGGAGTTCATCGTGCTGGACGAACCGACCGCCGTACTCACCCCGCCGGAGGTGCAGGATCTGTTCCGTGTGCTGTCTGCGCTCAAAGCGCAGGGCAAGACGATCATCTTCATCTCGCACAAGCTGCAGGAGGTACAGGCGATCTGCGACCGGGTGACGGTGCTGCGGCTGGGCCGCCTGGCCGGCACGCTGGAGATGAAGGATACGAACCCCGCCGAGATTGCAAGGCTGATGATCGGGCGGGACGTGCGGGCACCGGTCCGCACGGGAGCGGCCTCCGGCACGGCCGTGCGGCTCCGGGTGGAGGGGATCTGCGCCTCGGAGCGGGGCGTGCCGCTGCTGCGGGATCTCTCGCTGCGCATCCGGGAAGGCGAGATCCTCGGGATCGCGGGCGTTGACGGCAACGGACAGCGGGAGCTCGCCGAGGTGCTGTTCGGCCTGCGGGGGCGGGATGCGGGGGAGATCCGGCTCGAAGGCCGGGAGCTCGACCGGCCGCATCCCCGGCTCATGACGGAGCTCGGTGCCGCCTATATCCCCGAGGATCGGCACAAGGAAGGGCTGATGCTTCAGATGAGTATCGCCGAGAATCTGATCGCGAAGCAGTACCGGGGGAAGCGGTTCTCGCTTGGCGGGTTCCTGCGCCGCCGGAGAATGCGGGCCTGTGCGGAGGAAAGCATCCGCGACTTCGCCGTGAGGGCGACGGGGCCGGGGCACCGGGTCGGCGGCTTGTCCGGCGGGAACCAGCAGAAGGTCATCCTGGCGCGGGAGCTCATGCTTCATCCGCGGGTCATGGTGGCGATGCAGCCGACCCGGGGCATGGATGTCGGGGCGGCGGAATATGTGCACCGTCGCCTGCTCGAGGCGCGGGAGCAGGGATGCGCCATCCTGCTCATCTCGACGGAGCTCGAGGAGATTATGGCGCTCTCGGACCGGATCGCCGTGATCTACAAGGGACGGCTGCTCGAGACGATGGACCGGGAGGAGGCGGATCTCGACCGGATCGGCCTGCTCATGGCCGGCGTGGAATCCGGCGCCTGA
- a CDS encoding alkaline phosphatase D family protein: MEQDKLGLLQQMMEKLGASSMDRRGFLRATGKVAAVSFGLTLASALQSPPKIGAEAFFKSYPFTLGIASGDPLPDGVVLWTRLAPDPLNGGGMPSHDVPVRWEVALDKEFRRIVKHGVEFARTALAHSVHVEVEGLEPNQVYYYRFHAGNVESPVGRTKTLPPYGSAVAGMTFAFASCQNWQDGYYTAYKHMSKENLDLVFHLGDYIYEGGVGTDKVRYHNSPEIVTLEDYRNRYALYKSDADLRAAHEAFPWVVTTDDHEVENNYAGPIPEKDQPVEPFVQRRAAAYQAYYEHMPLRRSSLPYGTEMQLYRRVTYGNLAEFSVLDTRQYRDDQANGDGSKEPNEASMDPNRTLMGAAQERWLLEGLGASAARWNVIPQQVFFAKRDFKQGDAELVSMDAWDGYSANRDRIVNFIKERGVRNVVVLTGDVHANYANEIKADYHDPASPVIGVEFVGTSISSGGDGADTAANTATILAENPHIRFHNTQRGYVRCTLTPDRFQADYLVLPYVSRPDAPIETRVSFEVEDGRPGLKKIYDSALVVTG; this comes from the coding sequence ATGGAACAGGACAAGCTTGGCCTGCTGCAGCAGATGATGGAGAAGCTCGGGGCTTCCTCCATGGACCGGAGGGGGTTCCTCCGCGCAACCGGCAAGGTGGCAGCGGTTTCATTCGGACTTACGCTGGCGAGTGCGCTGCAGTCACCGCCGAAGATCGGTGCGGAGGCGTTCTTCAAGAGCTATCCTTTTACCCTCGGGATTGCTTCGGGTGACCCGCTTCCGGACGGCGTAGTCTTGTGGACCCGGCTCGCACCGGACCCTCTGAACGGCGGGGGCATGCCGTCTCATGACGTGCCCGTACGCTGGGAAGTGGCGCTCGACAAGGAGTTCCGCCGCATAGTCAAGCATGGCGTGGAGTTCGCGCGGACGGCACTTGCGCATTCGGTACACGTGGAAGTGGAAGGGCTGGAGCCGAATCAGGTGTACTACTACCGGTTCCATGCAGGGAATGTGGAGAGTCCGGTGGGCAGGACCAAGACGCTCCCGCCTTACGGCAGCGCGGTAGCGGGAATGACCTTTGCTTTTGCCTCCTGTCAGAACTGGCAGGACGGATATTACACCGCTTACAAGCATATGAGCAAAGAGAACCTCGATCTTGTGTTCCACCTCGGCGATTATATCTACGAAGGCGGCGTCGGCACGGACAAGGTCCGCTATCACAACAGTCCGGAGATTGTGACGCTGGAGGATTACCGGAACCGGTACGCCCTGTACAAGTCGGATGCGGACCTGCGGGCCGCTCACGAGGCGTTCCCTTGGGTCGTCACTACGGATGATCATGAAGTGGAAAATAACTACGCGGGGCCGATCCCGGAGAAGGACCAGCCGGTCGAGCCGTTCGTACAGCGCCGGGCGGCGGCCTACCAGGCTTATTACGAGCACATGCCGCTTCGCCGCTCCTCGCTGCCGTACGGGACCGAGATGCAGCTGTACCGCCGGGTGACTTACGGCAATCTGGCGGAATTCAGCGTGCTGGATACCCGCCAATACCGCGACGACCAGGCGAACGGCGACGGCTCGAAGGAGCCGAACGAGGCGTCGATGGATCCGAACCGGACCCTGATGGGTGCCGCGCAGGAGCGCTGGCTGCTGGAGGGGCTCGGTGCCTCCGCCGCACGCTGGAACGTGATTCCGCAGCAGGTGTTTTTCGCCAAACGGGACTTCAAGCAGGGGGATGCGGAGCTTGTCAGCATGGATGCCTGGGACGGCTACTCGGCGAACCGGGACCGGATCGTGAACTTCATCAAGGAACGCGGGGTCCGCAACGTGGTGGTGCTTACCGGCGACGTCCACGCGAATTATGCCAATGAGATCAAGGCGGATTACCATGATCCGGCGTCCCCGGTGATCGGGGTGGAGTTCGTGGGCACTTCGATCTCTTCGGGGGGCGACGGTGCGGATACGGCGGCCAATACGGCGACAATCCTGGCGGAGAATCCGCATATCCGCTTCCACAACACCCAGCGCGGCTATGTCCGCTGCACGCTGACGCCGGACCGGTTCCAGGCGGATTATCTCGTGCTTCCTTATGTGAGCCGGCCGGATGCGCCGATCGAGACCCGCGTTTCCTTCGAGGTGGAGGACGGCAGACCGGGCCTGAAGAAAATCTACGACAGCGCGCTGGTGGTAACAGGCTGA
- a CDS encoding LysE/ArgO family amino acid transporter has protein sequence MAFVHGVLLAFGLILPLGVQNVFIFNQGAVQPRFVRALPAVLTAALCDMLLILAAVLGVSLLILTVSWIKTVLVLAGILFLLYMGLVTWRTPAAAAPAGTEGNPAQPEGDGAGSAAVMGPRRQMLFAASVSLFNPHAILDTIGVIGTSSLRYAGADKVLFAAAAIGVSLVWFLFLAGAGRLAGRLHSPLRLYLNKASALIMWGSALYLGWSFS, from the coding sequence TTGGCTTTTGTTCATGGCGTACTGCTGGCGTTCGGGTTGATTCTGCCGCTCGGCGTCCAGAATGTCTTTATTTTTAACCAGGGGGCGGTTCAGCCCCGGTTCGTGCGGGCGCTACCCGCGGTGCTCACCGCGGCGCTCTGCGACATGCTGCTGATTCTGGCTGCGGTGCTCGGCGTCTCGCTGCTTATCCTGACGGTCTCCTGGATCAAGACCGTCTTGGTCCTTGCAGGCATCCTCTTCCTGCTGTATATGGGGCTCGTGACCTGGCGGACACCTGCTGCGGCTGCACCCGCAGGCACGGAAGGAAATCCGGCACAGCCGGAGGGTGACGGGGCAGGGAGTGCTGCGGTCATGGGTCCCCGCAGGCAGATGCTGTTCGCGGCCTCCGTCTCGCTGTTCAATCCGCACGCGATCCTCGATACGATCGGTGTTATCGGCACGAGCTCCCTCCGGTATGCGGGGGCGGACAAGGTGCTTTTTGCAGCGGCGGCCATCGGCGTCTCGCTTGTGTGGTTCCTGTTCCTGGCCGGTGCGGGGCGTCTGGCGGGCCGGCTTCACTCCCCGCTGCGTCTGTATCTGAACAAGGCGTCCGCGCTGATTATGTGGGGGAGCGCATTGTATCTGGGATGGTCCTTCTCGTGA